In Labeo rohita strain BAU-BD-2019 chromosome 16, IGBB_LRoh.1.0, whole genome shotgun sequence, one DNA window encodes the following:
- the eomesb gene encoding eomesodermin homolog b has translation MPGEGSGSALSSHTEVDDGKVSPIICEDELSSGGRYILDGLGSNRYFMMGSTQQAQEGSSPCSLFPYTSQTGGVYAGSDGSRYTASLHYGSVLPSAGFCQSLCAGRGDFAAGYQFGHGSGNSYHSYQGSGSGIGSMALSGAGLRAQVYLCNRPLWLKFHRHQTEMIITKQGRRMFPFLSFNITGLSLTTHYNVFVEIVLADPNHWRFQGGKWVTCGKADNNMQGNKIYIHPESPNTGAHWMRQEISFGKLKLTNNKGANTNAAQMIVLQSLHKYQPRLHIVEVSDDGIESTGRDSKTQIFTFPENQFIAVTAYQNTDITQLKIDHNPFAKGFRDNYDSMYTIPERERLTPSPSDSPRTQQIVPSARYTMQPFLQDQFVNNLTQSRLYNTERTVPQTNSMLSPQVEDAGAAQRWLVTSVQQTSGSKLELTAYEGDYSSSLLPYSFKSLPLQSAHSLGYYPDAAFASVTAGWGSRGSYPRKVASGLPWSPRPSPTDFTDDHMPDKDKSREGNTFSQTSAWMDSTPSLKPLDSVEPSIYSVVCKRRRVSLSEAGVENSPSVKCEDSSTSENFNKDSLSNSKTVGYYAFYASS, from the exons ATGCCCGGGGAAGGATCCGGTTCTGCGCTTTCCTCACACACGGAGGTCGACGACGGTAAAGTTTCACCGATCATTTGTGAGGATGAACTCTCGAGCGGCGGCCGCTACATACTCGACGGGCTCGGCTCCAATCGCTATTTCATGATGGGCTCGACGCAGCAAGCGCAGGAGGGTTCGAGTCCGTGTTCCTTGTTTCCGTACACGAGCCAAACGGGAGGCGTGTACGCCGGTTCGGACGGGTCGCGGTACACGGCGTCGCTGCACTACGGCTCCGTGCTTCCCTCCGCGGGCTTCTGCCAGTCTCTGTGCGCGGGACGCGGCGACTTCGCCGCGGGATATCAGTTCGGACACGGTTCTGGAAACAGCTACCACTCGTATCAGGGCTCCGGGTCCGGCATCGGCTCCATGGCTCTGTCCGGAGCGGGACTCAGGGCTCAGGTGTATCTGTGCAACCGGCCGCTGTGGCTAAAGTTCCACCGGCACCAAACCGAGATGATCATCACCAAACAGGGCAG GCGGATGTTCCCATTTCTAAGTTTCAATATTACAGGCTTGAGCCTGACGACGCATTATAATGTGTTTGTGGAGATTGTTTTAGCCGATCCAAACCACTGGAGATTTCAGGGCGGTAAATGGGTGACCTGCGGGAAAGCCGACAATAACATGCAAG GAAATAAGATTTACATCCACCCCGAATCGCCGAACACAGGCGCTCATTGGATGAGACAAGAAATTTCTTTCGGAAAACTGAAACTTACGAACAACAAAGGAGCAAATACTAATGCTGCACAG ATGATTGTCCTTCAGTCTCTACACAAGTACCAGCCGAGGCTTCACATCGTTGAAGTGTCGGACGACGGAATTGAAAGCACAGGACGAGATTCTAAGACTCAGATCTTCACTTTTCCTGAGAACCAGTTCATTGCTGTTACGGCGTATCAGAATACTGAT ATCACTCAACTCAAGATTGACCACAATCCTTTTGCAAAGGGTTTTAGAGATAATTACGATTC GATGTACACCATTCCAGAGCGTGAGAGACTCACACCGTCGCCGTCAGACTCACCTCGCACGCAGCAGATCGTCCCGAGCGCGCGCTACACCATGCAACCCTTTCTGCAGGATCAGTTTGTCAACAATCTGACCCAAAGTCGCCTTTATAACACTGAACGGACAGTGCCGCAGACAAACAGCATGCTCTCACCTCAGGTGGAGGACGCTGGCGCCGCTCAGAGGTGGCTGGTCACTTCAGTACAACAAACTAGCGGCAGCAAACTGGAGCTGACGGCGTACGAGGGCGATTATTCCAGTTCGCTGTTGCCGTACAGTTTCAAATCTTTACCTCTGCAGAGCGCACACTCGCTGGGCTACTATCCAGACGCCGCCTTCGCATCCGTCACCGCAGGATGGGGCTCGAGAGGCTCTTATCCCAGAAAAGTGGCATCCGGATTGCCCTGGTCCCCCAGACCGAGTCCCACGGATTTCACAGATGACCACATGCCTGATAAGGACAAATCTAGGGAAGGAAACACATTTAGTCAGACTTCGGCGTGGATGGACAGCACGCCGTCTTTGAAACCTCTAGACTCTGTAGAACCGAGCATTTACTCTGTGGTTTGCAAACGGAGACGGGTTTCTCTCAGCGAGGCTGGAGTGGAGAACTCTCCCTCAGTCAAATGTGAAGATTCCAGCACTTCGGAGAACTTTAACAAGGACAGTTTGTCAAACTCCAAGACTGTCGGCTATTACGCTTTCTATGCCAGCAGCTAG
- the LOC127178196 gene encoding uncharacterized protein LOC127178196: protein MRKNRDQRNTNNKMSRNVEVIINNAAQNDQTDAPVHITESKPGEHPGVKGFLMICPAVLGWLEILTGFVIFGLVFWIYTLWLLIPACVLILIGVITATAACTHNPCLVITSQVLNLLNICNVVAAIILFFVTVFIEILKDALFEAVLRAHLLTSRSVSSNSQTANIIFIACNVLALILSLLIIGTSCCWCRSRKRLVVIHMSSASAAEGGDEVDYPCLEPSPPAYSPVPSSDPPAYEEERRSTLSGVSSQRWAMRKWKEELQRSRKPIQV, encoded by the exons ATGAGAAAGAACCGAGACCAGAGAAACACCAACAACAAG ATGTCCAGAAATGTGGAGGTGATCATTAACAACGCAGCTCAGAATGATCAGACCGACGCTCCCGTTCACATCACAGAGTCCAAGCCCGGAGAGCATCCCGGAGTCAAGGGATTCTTGATGATATGTCCGGCCGTACTGGGG TGGCTGGAGATTCTGACCGGTTTCGTGATTTTTGGACTCGTCTTTTGGATTTACACTCTCTGGCTGTTAATACCGGCTTGCGTT TTAATTTTAATAGGAGTTATAACAGCTACAGCTGCATGTACCCACAATCCCTGTCTG GTGATCACTTCTCAGGTGCTGAATCTGCTCAATATCTGCAATGTGGTGGCAGCCATCATTCTGTTTTTCGTCACCGTCTTCATAGAGATTCTTAAAGATGCG TTGTTTGAAGCTGTTCTGCGTGCCCATTTACTGACTAGTCGTTCAGTGAGTTCCAATTCTCAGACCGCAAACATCATCTTCATCGCCTGTAATGTTCTGGCGCTCATTCTCTCTCTTCTCATCATCGGGACGTCGTGCTGCTGGTGTAGATCG AGAAAGCGTCTGGTGGTGATTCATATGAGTTCAGCTTCAGCTGCAGAAGGCGGTGATGAGGTGGATTATCCGTGTCTAGAACCTTCACCACCAGCCTATAGTCCAGTCCCGTCTTCAGATCCGCCGGCTTATGAG GAGGAACGACGCTCGACGCTCTCTGGAGTTTCTAGTCAGAGGTGGGCCATGAGAAAATGGAAAGAAGAACTGCAGCGCAGCAGAAAACCCATCCAAGTCTGA